The segment CGCAGCGGCACCTCGTAGTCGACGCCGAAGGCCTCGAAGCCGCCGACCTGAATCATCACGACGACGAAGTCAGCATCTTTGATCGCCTCGCGTCGGTTGGTCGTGGCCGACACGGTCGCGGGCAGGCGGTTGTCCTTGATCATCCGGCCGACGAACGCCTCCATCCGCCGCAGCTTCGTCTCCGTCGGGCTCATCAACGCGAACTGGCTGTCGTGCAGCCCGGGCGTCGCGAGGATGTCGCTCACCAGCGTCTTGCAGAACACCACCGAACCGGCACCGATCATCGCGATCTTCTTCGACATGAGATTTCTCCGCTTGTTCGATCAGAGGGATCAGACGCCCTCGTTGTACAACACGTGCAGACCCTCTTTGCCCGGCGCGACGACGTCGAGCCGGCCGGTGCCGCGAAGGTCGGCCATCGCGAACTGGATGCCGCAGCCGCATCCGAAGCCCGGCGGGCCGTGGCTAATGACCTGCTTGGCAAAGCCGCTACCGGTCCACTTGAAGTAGTAGACGCCAATGTCATCGTACTCGCCGGGGTCGTGCCCGCAGTGGGCAAGGTAGCGCTTGCCCGTGACAAGCTCGGGCAAACCGTCGTCGTCGATGTCGGCCCAGTGCAGGTCGTGGTACTGGCTGTTGAACGGGTCGATCGGTTGCTTGTCCCACTTCCCGGCGGGCGTTCGTTTCCACCAGCTCAGGCCGTAGCTGTGAGAGTTGCCGACGATCAGCTCGGCTTGTCCGTCGCCATCGACGTCGGCGACGATGACCGGAATGCTGGCGTCGCGGCCGATGTCGGGTCCAGGTGTGAGTTCCCACACGTCCCCCAGCGGCCGGCCGGTCTGCTTCAGAATGCCCTTCGGCGTGACGAACTCCGGCCGGCCGTCGCCATCGACGTCGCCAAACCCCAATCCGTGGCCAAGGCCCGATGGGTAGAGCACGTGCTTCGCGAACTTGCCAGGCCCGACGAGCTTGTACGCGCACAGCGGGTGGCCTGGCGTGTTCGGGACGATCTCCAGTTGGCCGTCACCATCGACGTCCCAGGCCCGCGTCGTCTCGACGTTTCCAATGCCATCGGCGATTACGTGCTCGGCCCATGGCTTCATCTCCCAGCCGAACGTGTGGTTGCCGGGGTTCTGTCGCCAGCGGAGGTTGTTGCCCCACCAGCCGCCGGTGACGAAGTCCAGCCGTCCGTCGCCGGCGATGTCCATCGGGATGACGCTGAACTCGTCGTAGTAGTCGCGGTAGCGCCGCAGATCGTCGGCGATGATGAACTTCTCGCGAAAGTCCGGGCCCTTGTACCAGAACCCGCCCGTGACGATGTCCGGCACACCGTCGCCATCGACGTCAAACACGGCCACGGCCTCGAATGCCTCGGCGGAAATTAGCTGTTTGGTCCACTTCACTGTAGGCATAAGTATGCTCACTTGGGCTGCTGCGCCACGAATTCTCGGTAGATGTCCTCGAACAGCCGCACGTCGTGCAGCGTGTCCTGGGCACTCGACGGGAACGGTTCGCCGCTGCGCACGCATCGCAGGAAGGCTGCGGCCTCCTCGCGGTAGCTCCACTGCGGGTCTGCGAACTCCTTGACCAACTGCGGTGCCTGACCCGGCTTGGCCGGCCGATACAGTTCGACCGTCGCCGGCACGTTCTTCTGCATGAGCGGCGGCGCCTCGGTCCGCAGCCAACCGTTCTTGAAGTAGATCTGAGTGTGCTCTTCCCACCCGTGATAGCCGGTGTAGGCGCTCTCGACCGTGCAGCGGGTGCCGTTGATCTCAAGCACCACGACGCCGGTCATCCCATCCGTATCGAGCTGCACAGTTTTGACCACCGGTGCGGAACTCTCGCCCGGCTTGGAGAGGAAGAACCGCAGCAAGTTGACGTTATGCGTCCACTGCTGCAGGTAACCAAGGTAGCTGTTGTGCCACTCGCTCGGCAGCCATTCAGGGCACTCGGCGGGCGCGGGCGGCGGCGTTTCGGGCGATCGGTCCATCACCACGTTCGGGTCGGCCGCGTACGTCCAGTTGCCGCCGAAGCCATGATTGCGAGCGAACAGGATCGGTCCCGCCTCGCCGCTGGCGCGCCACGCGTCCAGGTGCCGCTTGAGCAACAGGTTGCCCGGGTCGTACCGCTTCATGTACGCCACGAACACGCGGGCGTCCGGCTTCTGCGCCGCGACGATGCGTTCGGCCCGCGCGGCGTTGACGGCCATCGGCTTCTCCATGAAAACGTGCTTGCCCGCCCGCACCAGTTCCTCGGCGATCTTCCCCTGCAGCGCGTACGGCGCACTGACGCCGACCGCCTCGATGTCCGCGTCGATCGCGATCTCCTCGTGGCTGCGGTACAGCTTGCGGATGCCGAAGCGGTCGGCCACGCGCTTGCCGAGGTCCTGCCGCACCTCGGCAAGGCCGACGAACTCGCAGTCCTTCAGACTT is part of the Tepidisphaeraceae bacterium genome and harbors:
- a CDS encoding Gfo/Idh/MocA family oxidoreductase, which translates into the protein MADTNPSRPVRFAYVGCGFVAQTIHIPNFRSLKDCEFVGLAEVRQDLGKRVADRFGIRKLYRSHEEIAIDADIEAVGVSAPYALQGKIAEELVRAGKHVFMEKPMAVNAARAERIVAAQKPDARVFVAYMKRYDPGNLLLKRHLDAWRASGEAGPILFARNHGFGGNWTYAADPNVVMDRSPETPPPAPAECPEWLPSEWHNSYLGYLQQWTHNVNLLRFFLSKPGESSAPVVKTVQLDTDGMTGVVVLEINGTRCTVESAYTGYHGWEEHTQIYFKNGWLRTEAPPLMQKNVPATVELYRPAKPGQAPQLVKEFADPQWSYREEAAAFLRCVRSGEPFPSSAQDTLHDVRLFEDIYREFVAQQPK
- a CDS encoding VCBS repeat-containing protein — protein: MPTVKWTKQLISAEAFEAVAVFDVDGDGVPDIVTGGFWYKGPDFREKFIIADDLRRYRDYYDEFSVIPMDIAGDGRLDFVTGGWWGNNLRWRQNPGNHTFGWEMKPWAEHVIADGIGNVETTRAWDVDGDGQLEIVPNTPGHPLCAYKLVGPGKFAKHVLYPSGLGHGLGFGDVDGDGRPEFVTPKGILKQTGRPLGDVWELTPGPDIGRDASIPVIVADVDGDGQAELIVGNSHSYGLSWWKRTPAGKWDKQPIDPFNSQYHDLHWADIDDDGLPELVTGKRYLAHCGHDPGEYDDIGVYYFKWTGSGFAKQVISHGPPGFGCGCGIQFAMADLRGTGRLDVVAPGKEGLHVLYNEGV